The Flavobacterium sp. 1 genome contains the following window.
GTCAACCCAGACCAATACATTAAAACATTTAAAGATTTAGGTGCTGATATTTTAACTGTACATTACGAAGCCTGCACTCATTTACACAGAACACTTCAAGCTATCAAAGCGCAAGGAATGAAAGCAGGAGTTGCTCTTAACCCTCATACCAATATTGATTTACTGGAAGATGTAATCAATGATATTGACATGGTTTGTATAATGAGCGTGAATCCGGGCTTTGGAGGACAGTCTTTTATAGAGAACACTTATGTGAAAGTAAAAAAACTAAAAGATCTGATTACTAGAAAAAGAGCGTCAACACTTATAGAAATTGACGGTGGCGTTACCAATAAAAATGCCGTACAATTAGTAGAGGCTGGTGCCGATGTGCTTGTTGCAGGAAGTTTTGTCTTTAGAGCAGAAGACCCTATTCAGACCGTAGCAGATTTAAAGCATTTACTATCCGTTTAAAAAACCAAAAGTCCCAATAAGCCAAACAAGCTTCATTGG
Protein-coding sequences here:
- the rpe gene encoding ribulose-phosphate 3-epimerase — its product is MKNTIIAPSVLAADFANLQRDIEMINNSQADWFHIDIMDGVFVPNISFGMPVLEAITRHTKKTVDVHLMIVNPDQYIKTFKDLGADILTVHYEACTHLHRTLQAIKAQGMKAGVALNPHTNIDLLEDVINDIDMVCIMSVNPGFGGQSFIENTYVKVKKLKDLITRKRASTLIEIDGGVTNKNAVQLVEAGADVLVAGSFVFRAEDPIQTVADLKHLLSV